The following proteins are co-located in the Arctopsyche grandis isolate Sample6627 chromosome 3, ASM5162203v2, whole genome shotgun sequence genome:
- the LOC143909958 gene encoding stress-associated endoplasmic reticulum protein 2, whose translation MAPKQRMRIANEMASKNITMRGNVPKSTKQKDDQYPVGPWLLALFIFVVCGSAVFQIIQSIRLA comes from the exons ATGGCTCCTAAACAAAGAATGCGTATTGCCAATGAGATGGCCAGCAAAAACATCACGATGAGGGGAAACGTACCCAAATCGACCAAa CAAAAGGACGACCAATATCCAGTCGGTCCATGGTTGTTAGCCCTGTTCATCTTCGTCGTTTGCGGTTCGGCTGTCTTCCAGATAATTCAATCGATCCGGTTGGCGTAA